The nucleotide window ggaggtcccttccagttctgtgataaGTGTAAGAGCCAGTTTAAACATTGCCTGGGTCAAAACTGTATTTAAAGCCATTTTCCTGTGGAGatttttacattgttttttaaaatagtttgctTTTATTTGCACTGACTGGCCAAACAGCATTAGATGGAACTTTGTGTATAAATACAACTATAAgtctgttatgcttataagaagcacacagggtctttctcaggggaaaaggcaatacactgtGTTTATTGAAAATGCAAAATGAAAAGCAGCATATGCATTCATACACACACGCAGGTCCTGCAGATGGTGTATAGTTACCTGTCCATCATGGTTCAAGTCAGTCTTGCTGCCGAGACAGGATGGACTGAGTGAGGAGTTGGGGTTCCTCTGAGactcctctgaggcttggctttGCAGGACTGAATCCAGAGTTTAATGGCAAGAACTTTCTTTTTTATACATGTCAGTTCCTATTGGAGTCCATGGGTATAGCAGTGTCATACCACAATCCTTCATTCCTCAACAGTGTTAATCTTAGGTTTTTCCACTGTTATTCTTTGATGGTTGCTAGGTTTTCCATCACTGTCTCTTGTTTGTGTCTCACTCTTGGGGGTCATAGCTTAATGTGTGGAAACAAATATACATTCTGGAAAAACcagcaaatattttatttaggCATCCAATGCCTTCAGCAAATctctctatatttaaaaaaacttttcctgtggatgatagaatgacatcatcatgtcactttGCATCCCGCAGCCCCTTCCTCCCTTGCCTCCTTGGTGCTCGGCAGCCTGGGTGAAGAGCGCAGGTCCAGTGAGGCCCTGGAGGGCCCTCCTTCCCAGATGGTGGCTGGGGATGAAGAGCATGCAGGGCCTGCAAgccgcctcttccccctcccggcTGCCGGGGGAGAAGCTAGGCGCAACCTTGCCCAAGCCcctctccctggcagctggggggaggaaagagCTAGGGCTGGTTGGTGGGGGAAAGGGCCAGCGAAGGCAAGAGCAGGGGCGGAGGCGGGGGAGAGCCAGGACGACCATGGCCTTGTTCTGGCCCAACCCCCTGTCCGCCTGAGGGAGTGAGCTGAGTCAGCTGCGGTCTTGACCTCAGCCCTCTGGCAGGCCTAGCCCTCTGGCAGCTGGGTCAGCTGCAGCCTTGGCCCAGCCCAACCCTCTGACGGTTGTGAGGGAGCTGGGGTGGCTtggccttggggagggggccctggcagCTGGTGCCAGAGAGCAAGACAGGCCATGGCTTCCGTGCCTCGGCTTGGCCTTTCCCAGCggctgggggggaactggggcTACCTACCCCCAGAGATGAGGGTTGGCAAGTGTAGCGAGCAGGGGTACCTCCCCCtagtttattttctgaaaactgTCTTTTGGAACCAAAAACAGAATGAGTTTTTTGTTTAATGCTGAACTTACTTAGTGGAATGTGAAACTAATTTGTCTTATGTTCTTCTCTGCAGCGTGGGAAAAAAGAAAACCTGTTTACAGCATTCATTCGTGGTTCTCCAAACAGCATTTGACCTTGCTAGAAATTTGTCATGCAGCCACCACCACAGACAGTTCCAGCAGGGGCTGGTGGACCGCCTCCTGCAGGAATTTCTCGGAATACGTATTGGCGTAACAGCCCACTTAGTAGACGGGCAAATGCACCAGTCTCAGGAGCAACTGCCCCGGTGCAACCTGTGACAGATCCTTTTGCGTTTGGGAGGCAAACTCCGCAAGGTTCCCTGTTAGGTAATCCATCCAAAGGCAATCCACTGGTTCCGCCAGGTCCTACTCCATCAGTGTTTCCTCGTCCAGCTGCTGTGCATTCTTTTCCATCATATGCAGGGGAGAATTCTCATGGACTGCCTACATCTTTACGAACATCCGCATCGCAACCAGGAACAAACTCAAACACATTTTCTAATGTGGTGATTCCTTCATCACCAGCACGTATTATAAATAGCACGGCAGAAATGCATCCAAATGCAGAACATGGACGTTATAATTCTTCAGCACAGTCGCTTTCTAATACAGGAGCAACACCTGAAAATTCTATCAGTGGACATGTGGCAAACAGGCCCCTAAGCAGGCAAGATATTAATAGGGATCCAAGCAACACTAATTCAGTACCTACAGCAGCGCCATTCCTCCCACCACCTCTTCAGCAAACTCCACCTCAGTGGAGATCCAGTCGAGAGAACCTGCAGCCTCAAGTTCACAACTATTGGCCCTATGTTGAGCCACCGTCTCAGAACGCAGTTTATAGTGTTGCTCACTCTTCTGCTGTTACATCCCATCTTCCACCCCAGGCAAATCTGCATCAGAGTCCTGTACATCAACATATTCCACAAAGTACCATGCTAGCACCTTCGCCCATTGGTCATGAAAAGAATGAAATAAGCAGCTTCCCAGTTGCCAACCACCATGTGAATAGTTTTCAGCCTGAAAATATGTTTAGACAGAATATAGGGATGACTAATCCTTGGCCAGGTCCACCTTACCAAGAACCATTTTACCCACAACCTCTTTTACCAGATTCTGGTTTTGTGAATCCCATCACTCAGGAAAACAACCCCAAAAATCAATCTCAACATTTATCTGAAACACCAAGTGGACAGACATCCACCCATGCAGATTCAGGAACTATCTCCATGTTTTTCAAAGGGGATGAGGCTgaaaatgaagaaatactttcaTCAGAAACACATGATCTGTCTGGTAAAGGTAACTTGGATGCTTGTCAGCTCAGTTCAGGACATACGTATCATCAGCCACTGCATCCTCAGCAGGCTGCAGCTAATGTTCTGTCTCAAGCACAGGTTAACATAGGCTCAGCTAATGAGACAGTGCAGAAGGGACCAGATGCCCCATATTCTTCTAAAACTATAAGCAACCAACCTGACACACAGGTCAGTAAAAACTCTATGTATATTAGTGATGACAAAGCAAATGTCAGCAAAGCTCATGGGAATGTTGGGTCACATTATGAAAATGTTGAGAACCTGGAATGCATTCAGAATCAAGAAGTTCTGCCAGGTGAACCACAGAATATTAATCGCTCGTCCCCAAGTCTAGGTTCTGATCTGTACAGATATGGGCCACTGCCAGGGCCGTTGCTTCCAAAGAACACCAATGTGAGCCATACAGGAGGAGGACCAAATCTAGAGGCACCCGACTCATTACCTCATCCTGTCCGATCTGATAGTGTATCCTCAAACTACAGCAACATAAGCCACAGGAGTGTTTCTAGTTCAACAAGACCCCAAGAGCTTGTTGGCACATTTATTCAGCAAGAAAGTGGGAAGCCTGATGAGTCCTCTACCAGTTTCTTTAAGCAAATTGACTCCTCTCCTTTGGGAGGAGATTCAAGTGAGCCACATGTCAGCAAGAATTACCACAGTAATCTGTCCCAGCCTCCAACTCCAAGTCCCCCCAAACCTACAGGAATATTTCAGGCAAGTGCAAATAGTTCTTTTGAACCAGTCCGGTCCCATGGGGTTGGGGTAAAACCTGCAGAGGTTGACCAAGCAAAGATGGTGGTTGAACTAAGAGAGAATCAGTCAAACCAAAAGAATATTAAGATAAATACGGCTGTGCCAGCTGCCTCACCTGGTAATCTTGAACAGCCACCAGATAATCTGGAAACTATTTTCATGCCCCAAGTACATCCATTGCCTCTTACAGTCACTGGGGAACCTGGAAACATGTTGCAGCCTGTTAGTGGACCTGTTATGGAAAACATACAATTGATACCTGAGAAAAGACCCTCCACAAGAGCACAGGGAGCAACTAAAAAATGTGAGAGTCCAGCAACAACTCTCTGGGCTCAAAATGAGTTACCTAACTTTGGGGGCAATGTTCTTCTAGCCCCGGCTGCTCCTGCAGTGTATGTACCTGCCAAACAGACAGTGGAAATTATTCAACCACCGGAAGAAGGGCTGTCCAGTCAGCAGCCAACTAAACCAGAGTCTATTCTTGTGCAACCATCCCAGCATGGAAATGTATCTTCTGAAAACCTTGAGAATCCTCCCAAAATCGGAGAAGAGGAGACACTTCAGTCCCAGGCAAGTTCCGGTTATGCAAGTTTGTTGTCTTCTCCACCCACGGAGTCTCTGCAAAATCAGCCTATCTTGATTGCCCAACCCAATCAGAGTTATAATTTGGCTCAGCCAATTAATTTTTCTATTTCTTTGTGTAATCAGGTAGCCAGGAATGAAAATAATCTTTCACTGAAAGATCCTGGAGTTGAAGATAAATCTGTAACAGGACTACAAACTCCACATGCTGGCGGAATCCTCTCTGGGGAAAGTATACCATTGTCTATGATGCAGGTTGGATCTTTAGTTAATACACCTCAATCTTCTAATCCGTCACATTCTAATTTATTACAAAGCCCTGTTCATTCTTCTGAAATCACCTCAAATCCGTCCACAAACTTGCTGAtgcaacctccatctcagactcCACTTAATTTGGCTCCAGAAGCTCAAAGAAATGCTAGTTCAGAAGGTTGCCAGCCTGAATTTACCAGTATGCCTGGCTCTAACTCAACTGTTCCTCCTGGGACAAACATCCCCAGTGGAAATGCAAATGTGGTGTTAGTCCCACCAGTGAATACCATGGTGCCTAATAATAATTCTACAAATGATTCATACAGTCATGTAGAAGCTTCTGGAGCACTTGATTTTACAGTAACACGGACACTGGAGAAGAGCAAAACCAGTAATTCTGTACAGATGCATAATCCATTACTTTCTTGTGGTCCGGTATTTCCTCAGCAACCAGTCAATCATGCCAGCTCCATGGGGCCAGATGCACATGACAAACAACATTTCTATCAACAGGTAACAAAAGATGTGCAGCTTCAGGCTCCTTCAGACAGAGCCCCACAGGGAGCATTGCTTTCTCAGCAACAAAAGCAGACTGCTCAAACACCACAAATAGTACCTAGTGGGCAGTCCTCGATTCCTTCAAATTATCAGATGGCTTCAGAAATTAAACCTACTCAAGCACCACAGCGACAAGAGAATCAGGTGCCAATTAATAGGTATTATCCAGCGGGTCCGCCGGAGGGTAGTTCAACACAGCCACCCACAAGCTGCAGTCAAATAAGCCCTGATAAACAATCATTTTCTGCTCAGTCACTGAGTGCTCCAACTTCATCAGCATCTGTTACCAGTAGTCAGCCAGCGATGCCAACCATGCAGCAAGAGCAGAATCCACCACCACCTCAGACGCCTCAGGATGCCTTTGGGCCAACACAAAACCCTTACTACTATTACAGGCATCCTTATGATGCTTATCAGGCTCCATATCCACAGCCGTATCCTCCCGTGGATCCTAGAACAGCAGCTCAACTTTATTACCAGGTAGAGCCAGaacttttttcttctctttcctaattGTATTGATGTATTTGGTAGCTTTTTTTGTCTTTGAATCATAACAAAGTGTTTGAAGAGATTAATAGTATAGCATTTATCTTGAAAGATTCACTTTCTATTTTACTGTAGACTTAACATGATGCAAGAACTCATCCAAAACTAGGTAATGGGAGAGCCTGTGGAAGGACTTTTTGGGAACATTTTCATTACTAACTGGCAGCTTTAAAGCTAACAAACATGATTCATATCTGATGTtagaaatagggatgtgaaggactagtcgactatccaataagcaaatgcttatcggatagtcaacatcctagtccagtgtttctcaaccagtggtacgaaaaCCCTTAGGGGTATTCAAGAGGAGTCTGTGAGGTACGTCAAcctaactgaaatttggagaaaatggaatttttgttttaagttttacagcgttttattatttttgaaatttttgggtgtaaaaatttcaaaaataataTCACCCAcatggctacgattaagttgtttaaacaaatctgttgcaacagtagaaaaaaaatgtgtctgaaaattgtaggcactgggagtattttttttttaaaaagggtgggagtactttataaaaaaaaaaaagggttgagaaacactgttgtagtcgactagtcgctttccctcctccccccactgcctctatcagaaagaggcagggggagaggaaggggtacttcaaagcggcagtgccacatgaaGCCCAGGGCCAAACTCCAGGCGCCATGTGGCgctaccactttgaaacgctgcatgcaccccatggccagctgggatGTCCCAAGGCTCCAcatggcttttcaaagcagcagcgccatgtggagcccgggatcagctggggactcccccgctgaccggGAGGTCCGTGCGGCACTGTCTCTTTGAAACACAGTGTGGAACCTggcatcagctggagtcctcagctgatcctgggctccacacggcactttTGCCCTATCAATCGACTAGCCAATGCACAATGCATCaattattcgattagtcaattagtagatatttaacatccttagaaagCAGAATCGAAATCCATAGAAAAATAAATTTACAATCAGGAGTGTGAAAACCCAGACCGAATTGAAAATAATGGGTAATGAGGTTCTTAGAGTTTAAATTAGAAGCAGATTTAAGATAGGAAATGGGTATTTACTATTAatttctaatacaggttgaacctctctaaactgggactctctggtctggcaacatctgtggtccagcaagaccatggatgttccaggatcagcaAGTCCTAGTAAGAGGATTGGCAGCCGGGAGC belongs to Pelodiscus sinensis isolate JC-2024 chromosome 22, ASM4963464v1, whole genome shotgun sequence and includes:
- the SEC16A gene encoding protein transport protein Sec16A isoform X3, translated to MQPPPQTVPAGAGGPPPAGISRNTYWRNSPLSRRANAPVSGATAPVQPVTDPFAFGRQTPQGSLLGNPSKGNPLVPPGPTPSVFPRPAAVHSFPSYAGENSHGLPTSLRTSASQPGTNSNTFSNVVIPSSPARIINSTAEMHPNAEHGRYNSSAQSLSNTGATPENSISGHVANRPLSRQDINRDPSNTNSVPTAAPFLPPPLQQTPPQWRSSRENLQPQVHNYWPYVEPPSQNAVYSVAHSSAVTSHLPPQANLHQSPVHQHIPQSTMLAPSPIGHEKNEISSFPVANHHVNSFQPENMFRQNIGMTNPWPGPPYQEPFYPQPLLPDSGFVNPITQENNPKNQSQHLSETPSGQTSTHADSGTISMFFKGDEAENEEILSSETHDLSGKGNLDACQLSSGHTYHQPLHPQQAAANVLSQAQVNIGSANETVQKGPDAPYSSKTISNQPDTQVSKNSMYISDDKANVSKAHGNVGSHYENVENLECIQNQEVLPGEPQNINRSSPSLGSDLYRYGPLPGPLLPKNTNVSHTGGGPNLEAPDSLPHPVRSDSVSSNYSNISHRSVSSSTRPQELVGTFIQQESGKPDESSTSFFKQIDSSPLGGDSSEPHVSKNYHSNLSQPPTPSPPKPTGIFQASANSSFEPVRSHGVGVKPAEVDQAKMVVELRENQSNQKNIKINTAVPAASPGNLEQPPDNLETIFMPQVHPLPLTVTGEPGNMLQPVSGPVMENIQLIPEKRPSTRAQGATKKCESPATTLWAQNELPNFGGNVLLAPAAPAVYVPAKQTVEIIQPPEEGLSSQQPTKPESILVQPSQHGNVSSENLENPPKIGEEETLQSQASSGYASLLSSPPTESLQNQPILIAQPNQSYNLAQPINFSISLCNQVARNENNLSLKDPGVEDKSVTGLQTPHAGGILSGESIPLSMMQVGSLVNTPQSSNPSHSNLLQSPVHSSEITSNPSTNLLMQPPSQTPLNLAPEAQRNASSEGCQPEFTSMPGSNSTVPPGTNIPSGNANVVLVPPVNTMVPNNNSTNDSYSHVEASGALDFTVTRTLEKSKTSNSVQMHNPLLSCGPVFPQQPVNHASSMGPDAHDKQHFYQQVTKDVQLQAPSDRAPQGALLSQQQKQTAQTPQIVPSGQSSIPSNYQMASEIKPTQAPQRQENQVPINRYYPAGPPEGSSTQPPTSCSQISPDKQSFSAQSLSAPTSSASVTSSQPAMPTMQQEQNPPPPQTPQDAFGPTQNPYYYYRHPYDAYQAPYPQPYPPVDPRTAAQLYYQEDVYGQYGPRYPPYDRSNPAYVEPGGYRYGEPERPSSRASQCSDRPPSRQGYTEDYYNSKSGWNDYYADYYANAYNYGDPSRWASAYPSAYDSRYRDPRSYDQRYWYDAEHNPYQKREAYPYNNRPDQYEDHWRYDPRFAGSFDDEAEPHKDPYGDEFDRRSVHSEHSAHSLRSSHSVHSRQSSFSSRSQQSQLYRSNHDLTANAYETTTQPVSLHTDYPYGGYPANFDGQQPFTDYGYPAETEWSSVEQVPSRPLTPEKFLVPHVCARFGPGGHLTKVLPNLPSEGQPALVEIHSMETMLQHMPEQEEMRAFPGPLAKDETHKVDVINFAQNRATQCFQNENLIDKESASLIWDFIVLLCRQNGTVVGTDIAELLLRDHKTVWLPGKSPNEANLIDFTNEALEQVEEESVEAQLSFLTDSLITTIDNLEKEIERFRELLLYGRKKDALESAMKHGLWGHALLLASKMDSRTHARVMTRFANSLPINDPLQTVYQLMSGRMPAASTCCGDEKWGDWRPHLAMVLSNLTNNMDVESRTITTMGDTLASKGLLDAAHFCYLMAQVGFGVYTKKTTKLVLLGSNHSLPFLKFATNEAIQRTEAYEYAQSLGTQPCCLPNFQVFKFIYACRLAEMGLAAQAFHYCEVISKTVLKNPYYYSPVLISQLMQISSQLLLFDPQIKEKPEQELFIEPSWLVRLRQLDGQIKDGTIAYNADRSTPQQYACSTPSSELDHVSQYDGTGSRQEVGPATENPLLASLLPNMVQHMPGVQLMPSAPQTILEGSAVVTPPAQQETVGGVPFYSSAPPFVGPGSGFAPPGFPNQYGAEQSLLYLGTTVPPGGRPPQAAETRQEEQFNQETAIQRIHQESPVQQTFPEQKEEDFYGKMANMAPGRRSRSTSQSSAHMGYGRRSRTTSESSTHSIGRERCNSTAKQPSPPPPPSIPEGKETNKEIKKETAVRKGGANWFRWLMGKGKNEAHLPDDKNKSIVWDEKKQRWVDLDEPEEESKPPPPPPTGFPKTPQTAPPGPGGPPSVNMFSRRAGTRARYVDVLNPNGAKSSGAVPAPLDLFAPLAPMPIPANLFVPNSVPEEQQPLEGSGAGEQVTSANQVSADATADPQYLNSAMLPPGSELPGSNPDGSQSGELSRSSSMSSLSREVSQHFNQPLRSVPPSGGPPAGTVQFYNPSQFAQSPATTGSSRLGRIGQRKYPTLK
- the SEC16A gene encoding protein transport protein Sec16A isoform X4, which codes for MQPPPQTVPAGAGGPPPAGISRNTYWRNSPLSRRANAPVSGATAPVQPVTDPFAFGRQTPQGSLLGNPSKGNPLVPPGPTPSVFPRPAAVHSFPSYAGENSHGLPTSLRTSASQPGTNSNTFSNVVIPSSPARIINSTAEMHPNAEHGRYNSSAQSLSNTGATPENSISGHVANRPLSRQDINRDPSNTNSVPTAAPFLPPPLQQTPPQWRSSRENLQPQVHNYWPYVEPPSQNAVYSVAHSSAVTSHLPPQANLHQSPVHQHIPQSTMLAPSPIGHEKNEISSFPVANHHVNSFQPENMFRQNIGMTNPWPGPPYQEPFYPQPLLPDSGFVNPITQENNPKNQSQHLSETPSGQTSTHADSGTISMFFKGDEAENEEILSSETHDLSGKGNLDACQLSSGHTYHQPLHPQQAAANVLSQAQVNIGSANETVQKGPDAPYSSKTISNQPDTQVSKNSMYISDDKANVSKAHGNVGSHYENVENLECIQNQEVLPGEPQNINRSSPSLGSDLYRYGPLPGPLLPKNTNVSHTGGGPNLEAPDSLPHPVRSDSVSSNYSNISHRSVSSSTRPQELVGTFIQQESGKPDESSTSFFKQIDSSPLGGDSSEPHVSKNYHSNLSQPPTPSPPKPTGIFQASANSSFEPVRSHGVGVKPAEVDQAKMVVELRENQSNQKNIKINTAVPAASPGNLEQPPDNLETIFMPQVHPLPLTVTGEPGNMLQPVSGPVMENIQLIPEKRPSTRAQGATKKCESPATTLWAQNELPNFGGNVLLAPAAPAVYVPAKQTVEIIQPPEEGLSSQQPTKPESILVQPSQHGNVSSENLENPPKIGEEETLQSQASSGYASLLSSPPTESLQNQPILIAQPNQSYNLAQPINFSISLCNQVARNENNLSLKDPGVEDKSVTGLQTPHAGGILSGESIPLSMMQVGSLVNTPQSSNPSHSNLLQSPVHSSEITSNPSTNLLMQPPSQTPLNLAPEAQRNASSEGCQPEFTSMPGSNSTVPPGTNIPSGNANVVLVPPVNTMVPNNNSTNDSYSHVEASGALDFTVTRTLEKSKTSNSVQMHNPLLSCGPVFPQQPVNHASSMGPDAHDKQHFYQQVTKDVQLQAPSDRAPQGALLSQQQKQTAQTPQIVPSGQSSIPSNYQMASEIKPTQAPQRQENQVPINRYYPAGPPEGSSTQPPTSCSQISPDKQSFSAQSLSAPTSSASVTSSQPAMPTMQQEQNPPPPQTPQDAFGPTQNPYYYYRHPYDAYQAPYPQPYPPVDPRTAAQLYYQEDVYGQYGPRYPPYDRSNPAYVEPGGYRYGEPERPSSRASQCSDRPPSRQGYTEDYYNSKSGWNDYYADYYANAYNYGDPSRWASAYPSAYDSRYRDPRSYDQRYWYDAEHNPYQKREAYPYNNRPDQYEDHWRYDPRFAGSFDDEAEPHKDPYGDEFDRRSVHSEHSAHSLRSSHSVHSRQSSFSSRSQQSQLYRSNHDLTANAYETTTQPVSLHTDYPYGGYPANFDGQQPFTDYGYPAETEWSSVEQVPSRPLTPEKFLVPHVCARFGPGGHLTKVLPNLPSEGQPALVEIHSMETMLQHMPEQEEMRAFPGPLAKDETHKVDVINFAQNRATQCFQNENLIDKESASLIWDFIVLLCRQNGTVVGTDIAELLLRDHKTVWLPGKSPNEANLIDFTNEALEQVEEESVEAQLSFLTDSLITTIDNLEKEIERFRELLLYGRKKDALESAMKHGLWGHALLLASKMDSRTHARVMTRFANSLPINDPLQTVYQLMSGRMPAASTCCGDEKWGDWRPHLAMVLSNLTNNMDVESRTITTMGDTLASKGLLDAAHFCYLMAQVGFGVYTKKTTKLVLLGSNHSLPFLKFATNEAIQRTEAYEYAQSLGTQPCCLPNFQVFKFIYACRLAEMGLAAQAFHYCEVISKTVLKNPYYYSPVLISQLMQISSQLLLFDPQIKEKPEQELFIEPSWLVRLRQLDGQIKDGTIAYNADRSTPQQYACSTPSSELDHVSQYDGTGSRQEVGPATENPLLASLLPNMVQHMPGVQLMPSAPQTILEGSAVVTPPAQQETVGGVPFYSSAPPFVGPGSGFAPPGFPNQYGAEQSLLYLGTTVPPGGRPPQAAETRQEEQFNQETAIQRIHQESPVQQTFPEQKEEDFYGKMANMGYGRRSRTTSESSTHSIGRERCNSTAKQPSPPPPPSIPEGKETNKEIKKETAVRKGGANWFRWLMGKGKNEAHLPDDKNKSIVWDEKKQRWVDLDEPEEESKPPPPPPTGFPKTPQTAPPGPGGPPSVNMFSRRAAGTRARYVDVLNPNGAKSSGAVPAPLDLFAPLAPMPIPANLFVPNSVPEEQQPLEGSGAGEQVTSANQVSADATADPQYLNSAMLPPGSELPGSNPDGSQSGELSRSSSMSSLSREVSQHFNQPLRSVPPSGGPPAGTVQFYNPSQFAQSPATTGSSRLGRIGQRKYPTLK
- the SEC16A gene encoding protein transport protein Sec16A isoform X2: MQPPPQTVPAGAGGPPPAGISRNTYWRNSPLSRRANAPVSGATAPVQPVTDPFAFGRQTPQGSLLGNPSKGNPLVPPGPTPSVFPRPAAVHSFPSYAGENSHGLPTSLRTSASQPGTNSNTFSNVVIPSSPARIINSTAEMHPNAEHGRYNSSAQSLSNTGATPENSISGHVANRPLSRQDINRDPSNTNSVPTAAPFLPPPLQQTPPQWRSSRENLQPQVHNYWPYVEPPSQNAVYSVAHSSAVTSHLPPQANLHQSPVHQHIPQSTMLAPSPIGHEKNEISSFPVANHHVNSFQPENMFRQNIGMTNPWPGPPYQEPFYPQPLLPDSGFVNPITQENNPKNQSQHLSETPSGQTSTHADSGTISMFFKGDEAENEEILSSETHDLSGKGNLDACQLSSGHTYHQPLHPQQAAANVLSQAQVNIGSANETVQKGPDAPYSSKTISNQPDTQVSKNSMYISDDKANVSKAHGNVGSHYENVENLECIQNQEVLPGEPQNINRSSPSLGSDLYRYGPLPGPLLPKNTNVSHTGGGPNLEAPDSLPHPVRSDSVSSNYSNISHRSVSSSTRPQELVGTFIQQESGKPDESSTSFFKQIDSSPLGGDSSEPHVSKNYHSNLSQPPTPSPPKPTGIFQASANSSFEPVRSHGVGVKPAEVDQAKMVVELRENQSNQKNIKINTAVPAASPGNLEQPPDNLETIFMPQVHPLPLTVTGEPGNMLQPVSGPVMENIQLIPEKRPSTRAQGATKKCESPATTLWAQNELPNFGGNVLLAPAAPAVYVPAKQTVEIIQPPEEGLSSQQPTKPESILVQPSQHGNVSSENLENPPKIGEEETLQSQASSGYASLLSSPPTESLQNQPILIAQPNQSYNLAQPINFSISLCNQVARNENNLSLKDPGVEDKSVTGLQTPHAGGILSGESIPLSMMQVGSLVNTPQSSNPSHSNLLQSPVHSSEITSNPSTNLLMQPPSQTPLNLAPEAQRNASSEGCQPEFTSMPGSNSTVPPGTNIPSGNANVVLVPPVNTMVPNNNSTNDSYSHVEASGALDFTVTRTLEKSKTSNSVQMHNPLLSCGPVFPQQPVNHASSMGPDAHDKQHFYQQVTKDVQLQAPSDRAPQGALLSQQQKQTAQTPQIVPSGQSSIPSNYQMASEIKPTQAPQRQENQVPINRYYPAGPPEGSSTQPPTSCSQISPDKQSFSAQSLSAPTSSASVTSSQPAMPTMQQEQNPPPPQTPQDAFGPTQNPYYYYRHPYDAYQAPYPQPYPPVDPRTAAQLYYQDVYGQYGPRYPPYDRSNPAYVEPGGYRYGEPERPSSRASQCSDRPPSRQGYTEDYYNSKSGWNDYYADYYANAYNYGDPSRWASAYPSAYDSRYRDPRSYDQRYWYDAEHNPYQKREAYPYNNRPDQYEDHWRYDPRFAGSFDDEAEPHKDPYGDEFDRRSVHSEHSAHSLRSSHSVHSRQSSFSSRSQQSQLYRSNHDLTANAYETTTQPVSLHTDYPYGGYPANFDGQQPFTDYGYPAETEWSSVEQVPSRPLTPEKFLVPHVCARFGPGGHLTKVLPNLPSEGQPALVEIHSMETMLQHMPEQEEMRAFPGPLAKDETHKVDVINFAQNRATQCFQNENLIDKESASLIWDFIVLLCRQNGTVVGTDIAELLLRDHKTVWLPGKSPNEANLIDFTNEALEQVEEESVEAQLSFLTDSLITTIDNLEKEIERFRELLLYGRKKDALESAMKHGLWGHALLLASKMDSRTHARVMTRFANSLPINDPLQTVYQLMSGRMPAASTCCGDEKWGDWRPHLAMVLSNLTNNMDVESRTITTMGDTLASKGLLDAAHFCYLMAQVGFGVYTKKTTKLVLLGSNHSLPFLKFATNEAIQRTEAYEYAQSLGTQPCCLPNFQVFKFIYACRLAEMGLAAQAFHYCEVISKTVLKNPYYYSPVLISQLMQISSQLLLFDPQIKEKPEQELFIEPSWLVRLRQLDGQIKDGTIAYNADRSTPQQYACSTPSSELDHVSQYDGTGSRQEVGPATENPLLASLLPNMVQHMPGVQLMPSAPQTILEGSAVVTPPAQQETVGGVPFYSSAPPFVGPGSGFAPPGFPNQYGAEQSLLYLGTTVPPGGRPPQAAETRQEEQFNQETAIQRIHQESPVQQTFPEQKEEDFYGKMANMAPGRRSRSTSQSSAHMGYGRRSRTTSESSTHSIGRERCNSTAKQPSPPPPPSIPEGKETNKEIKKETAVRKGGANWFRWLMGKGKNEAHLPDDKNKSIVWDEKKQRWVDLDEPEEESKPPPPPPTGFPKTPQTAPPGPGGPPSVNMFSRRAAGTRARYVDVLNPNGAKSSGAVPAPLDLFAPLAPMPIPANLFVPNSVPEEQQPLEGSGAGEQVTSANQVSADATADPQYLNSAMLPPGSELPGSNPDGSQSGELSRSSSMSSLSREVSQHFNQPLRSVPPSGGPPAGTVQFYNPSQFAQSPATTGSSRLGRIGQRKYPTLK